The following are encoded in a window of Chlorocebus sabaeus isolate Y175 chromosome 10, mChlSab1.0.hap1, whole genome shotgun sequence genomic DNA:
- the TFPI gene encoding tissue factor pathway inhibitor isoform X3 has product MKKVHAIWVSICLLLNLAPALLNADSEEDEEYTIITDTELPPLKIMHSFCAFKPDDGPCKAIMKRFFFNIFTRQCEEFIYGGCGGNQNRFESMEECKKVCTRDNVNRIIQTALQQEKPDFCFLEEDPGICRGYITRYFYNNQSKQCERFKYGGCLGNMNNFETLEECKNTCEDGLNGFQVDNYGTQLNAVNNSQTPQSTKVPSFFVTKEGTNDGWKNAAHIYQVFLNAFCIHASMFFLGLDSILCLC; this is encoded by the exons ATGAAGAAAGTACATGCAATTTGGGTTTCCATATGCCTGCTGCTTAATCTTGCCCCTGCTCTTCTTAATGCTGATTCTGAGGAAGATGAAGAATACACAATTATCACAG ATACTGAGTTGCCACCACTGAAAATCATGCATTCATTTTGTGCATTCAAGCCAGATGATGGCCCATGTAAAGCAATCATGAAGagatttttcttcaatattttcacTCGACAGTGTGAAGAATTTATATATGGGGGATGTGGAGGAAATCAGAATCGATTTGAAAGTATGGAAGAGTGCAAAAAAGTGTGTACAAGAG ATAATGTAAACAGGATTATACAGACGGCATTGCAACAAG aaAAGCCAGATTTCTGCTTTTTGGAAGAAGATCCTGGAATATGTCGAGGTTATATTACCAGGTATTTTTATAACAATCAGTCAAAACAGTGCGAACGTTTCAAGTATGGTGGATGCCTGGGCAATATGAACAATTTTGAGACACTGGAAGAATGCAAGAACACCTGTGAAGATGGTt taaatGGTTTCCAGGTGGATAATTATGGAACCCAGCTCAATGCTGTGAATAACTCCCAGACTCCACAATCAACCAAGGTTCCCAGTTTTTTTG TTACAAAAGAAGGAACAAATGATGGTTGGAAGAATGCGGCTCATATTTACCAAGTCTTTCTGAACGCCTTCTGCATTCATGCATCCATGTTCTTTCTAGGATTGGATAGTATTTTATGCCTATGTTAA